The Dioscorea cayenensis subsp. rotundata cultivar TDr96_F1 chromosome 19, TDr96_F1_v2_PseudoChromosome.rev07_lg8_w22 25.fasta, whole genome shotgun sequence genome includes a window with the following:
- the LOC120283979 gene encoding cytochrome P450 71A1-like, translating to MDGILDYQSFVIIVLVSIVTLLLALLVFNFNLRSRRRRRKLPPGPQRLPVIGNLHQLGELPHRSLRRLAEKHGPLMHLQLGQIPAIIVSSPEVASEVMITHDLAFCSRPATPVLMKFSYNGSDMAFSKYGEHWRQLKRLGTLEILSMKRVQHFRSVREEEVHVLIQSIRRSCSQEPVNLSEMFLCMSNNIICREVFGKRFSNDGECNRSEHHDLVLEIIELMGGFFLADFFPSFKWLSVVTGLQGKLDRNFKRMNEFFEREIEEHSLSLMNDKGRDDKEEEDFVDVLLKLQKDSTNLGYSLTRDQIKGVLLNMFLGGTDTSAATLEWAMTELMRHPSIMKKAQDEVRSVVGNKGKVDEIDLQHVQYLKLIINETLRLHCIIPLLLPRESRQDCTLFGYDIPKNTRIFVNAWVMARDPKLWENPEVFMPERFEENAINFKGQHFEFIPFGAGRRICPGIQFGVAAIEIALANILYHFNLELPSWLSYEDIDMT from the exons ATGGATGGGATATTAGACTATCAATCCTTTGTGATCATTGTACTAGTCTCAATAGTAACTCTTCTCCTAGCTCTTCTAGTCTTCAACTTCAACTTGAGatcaagaagaaggagaaggaagcTCCCTCCAGGTCCACAGAGACTCCCGGTGATTGGAAACCTTCACCAGCTTGGCGAGCTACCTCACCGATCCCTCCGCCGCCTTGCAGAGAAACATGGCCCTCTCATGCACCTCCAGCTAGGCCAAATCCCTGCTATCATTGTGTCATCTCCTGAGGTTGCTTCTGAGGTCATGATAACTCATGATCTTGCCTTTTGTAGCAGACCTGCCACACCTGTCTTGATGAAATTCTCTTACAATGGATCGGATATGGCCTTTTCCAAGTATGGTGAGCATTGGAGGCAACTCAAGAGACTTGGAACACTGGAGATCCTTAGCATGAAGAGAGTGCAACACTTTAGGAGTGTCAGAGAAGAAGAAGTCCATGTCTTGATCCAAAGTATAAGACGTTCTTGCTCTCAAGAACCAGTGAATCTAAGTGAGATGTTTCTTTGTATGTCGAATAACATAATATGTAGAGAAGTGTTTGGAAAGAGGTTCTCTAATGATGGAGAGTGCAATAGAAGTGAGCACCATGATCTTGTTTTGGAGATTATTGAGTTGATGGGAGGATTCTTTCTGGCagatttctttccttctttcaaGTGGTTGAGTGTGGTCACTGGTCTTCAAGGAAAGCTTGATAGGAACTTCAAGAGAATGAATGAGTTTTTTGAGAGAGAGATTGAGGAGCACTCTTTGAGTTTGATGAATGATAAAGGACGTgatgataaagaagaagaagacttcgTTGATGTGCTGCTCAAGTTACAGAAGGATTCCACTAATCTTGGCTACTCTCTTACCAGAGATCAAATCAAAGGAGTTCTCTTG aACATGTTTCTCGGTGGAACAGACACATCTGCTGCAACTCTAGAATGGGCAATGACAGAACTTATGAGACATCCATCAATAATGAAAAAAGCACAAGATGAAGTTCGAAGCGTTGTGGGAAATAAAGGAAAAGTAGATGAAATCGATCTTCAGCATGTCCAATATCTCAAATTAATCATCAACGAGACTTTGCGCTTGCACTGTATTATTCCACTTCTACTCCCTCGAGAAAGTAGACAAGATTGCACATTATTTGGTTATGATATCCCCAAGAACACAAGAATTTTTGTAAATGCATGGGTAATGGCAAGGGATCCAAAATTATGGGAAAATCCTGAAGTCTTTATGCCAGAGAGATTTGAAGAAAATGCTATCAATTTTAAAGGCCAACACTTTGAATTCATTCCTTTTGGTGCTGGTAGGAGAATTTGTCCAGGAATACAGTTTGGTGTGGCTGCCATAGAGATTGCACTTGCTAATATCTTGTATCATTTTAACTTGGAACTGCCTTCTTGGTTGAGTTATGAAGATATCGACATGACATAA